The Triticum aestivum cultivar Chinese Spring chromosome 7B, IWGSC CS RefSeq v2.1, whole genome shotgun sequence genome window below encodes:
- the LOC123161538 gene encoding zinc finger RNA-binding protein isoform X2 translates to MEFRFRAGDRGPPGSSPPAPGGSPPARFSLPRDGYTGAGAQGTQGPSPSPLPRPPLEWEAARREHLIREEVRRRLVEEEVRREFEAEGDLAFARGGWGPDPFLAPGCFMPPPTMPMPMRPPPYAPPPPVPFDEFGAWQGFVPRRHAGFGERMPFPCEERRWSPPRQKPKHKLQLLEIEPSGTPVALSPKLKVPKMKRKAAANAAATVPKKVQKLAKDWSCALCQVSATCEAGLNEHLGGRKHKAKLAQCGASKAIKDDKNCLQATTGNKNSTDPCDAPKKVHMLVDGEMHEVVQKNNYLWCDRCRVRCDSNVIMAGHLRSKKHSKLNKVWTSIKAVRTNTDTKEGLPSCGSLVNTNDCTEIPAVIEGDINMTSEVDESSPAENPAGKEIKSIATEVEIPAVIDGGINMTSGVDESSLVENPAGKEITSIATEVESITMATEVHENNPVETPVETKKESTDMTNDV, encoded by the exons CCCCGCCAGCCCCCGGAGGCTCCCCGCCGGCACGGTTCTCCCTCCCCCGCGACGGCTACACCGGTGCCGGTGCGCAAGGCACGCAAG GGCCTTCGCCTTCGCCTTTGCCGCGGCCGCCGCTCGAGTGGGAGGCGGCGCGGCGAGAGCACCTCATCCGCGAGGAGGTGAGGCGGCGGCTCGtcgaggaggaggtgcgccgcgaGTTCGAGGCCGAGGGCGACCTCGCCTTCGCCCGCGGGGGCTGGGGGCCCGACCCCTTCCTCGCCCCCGGTTGCTTCATGCCGCCGCCGACGATGCCGATGCCGATGCGCCCGcccccgtacgcgccgccgccgccggtgcctTTCGACGAGTTTGGTGCCTGGCAGGGGTTTGTGCCTCGCCGGCACGCGGGATTTGGGGAAAGGATGCCGTTCCCCTGCGAGGAGAGGAGGTGGTCTCCGCCGCGTCAGAAGCCGAAGCATAAGCTCCAGCTGCTTGAGATCGAGCCCTCCGGGACACCCGTG GCTCTTTCACCAAAATTGAAGGTTCCAAAGATGAAGAGGAAAGCAGCTGCAAATGCTGCAGCTACTGTACCAAAGAAAGTACAGAAACTAGCCAAGGACTGGAGCTGTGCACTATGCCAGGTTAGTGCAACATGTGAAGCTGGTCTAAATGAGCATCTCGGAGGAAGAAAACATAAGGCCAAGTTGGCACAGTGTGGCGCCAGCAAGGCAATCAAAGATGACAAAAACTGCTTGCAGGCGACCACTGGGAATAAGAACAGCACAGATCCTTGTGATGCACCTAAGAAAGTACACATGCTAGTAGACGGTGAAATGCATGAAGTTGTTCAGAAGAACAACTATCTGTGGTGTGATCGCTGCAGAGTCAGGTGTGATAGCAACGTCATCATGGCTGGTCATCTGCGGAGCAAAAAGCACAGTAAATTAAACAAGGTTTGGACATCGATAAAAGCTGTGAGGACAAATACTGATACTAAGGAAGGTTTGCCTTCTTGTGGAAGTCTGGTAAATACAAACGACTGTACTGAAATTCCAGCGGTAATTGAAGGCGACATAAATATGACCAGTGAAGTAGATGAAAGTAGCCCTGCAGAAAATCCCGCCGGGAAAGAAATCAAAAGCATTGCCACCGAAGTAGAAATTCCAGCGGTAATTGATGGCGGCATAAATATGACCAGTGGTGTAGATGAAAGTAGCCTTGTAGAAAATCCAGCTGGGAAAGAAATCACAAGCATCGCCACCGAAGTAGAAAGTATAACCATGGCTACCGAAGTACATGAAAATAACCCTGTTGAAACTCCAGTTGAAACAAAGAAGGAAAGCACAGACATGACAAATGATGTGTGA
- the LOC123161538 gene encoding zinc finger RNA-binding protein isoform X1 — translation MEFRFRAGDRGPPGSSPPAPGGSPPARFSLPRDGYTGAGAQGTQAGPSPSPLPRPPLEWEAARREHLIREEVRRRLVEEEVRREFEAEGDLAFARGGWGPDPFLAPGCFMPPPTMPMPMRPPPYAPPPPVPFDEFGAWQGFVPRRHAGFGERMPFPCEERRWSPPRQKPKHKLQLLEIEPSGTPVALSPKLKVPKMKRKAAANAAATVPKKVQKLAKDWSCALCQVSATCEAGLNEHLGGRKHKAKLAQCGASKAIKDDKNCLQATTGNKNSTDPCDAPKKVHMLVDGEMHEVVQKNNYLWCDRCRVRCDSNVIMAGHLRSKKHSKLNKVWTSIKAVRTNTDTKEGLPSCGSLVNTNDCTEIPAVIEGDINMTSEVDESSPAENPAGKEIKSIATEVEIPAVIDGGINMTSGVDESSLVENPAGKEITSIATEVESITMATEVHENNPVETPVETKKESTDMTNDV, via the exons CCCCGCCAGCCCCCGGAGGCTCCCCGCCGGCACGGTTCTCCCTCCCCCGCGACGGCTACACCGGTGCCGGTGCGCAAGGCACGCAAG CAGGGCCTTCGCCTTCGCCTTTGCCGCGGCCGCCGCTCGAGTGGGAGGCGGCGCGGCGAGAGCACCTCATCCGCGAGGAGGTGAGGCGGCGGCTCGtcgaggaggaggtgcgccgcgaGTTCGAGGCCGAGGGCGACCTCGCCTTCGCCCGCGGGGGCTGGGGGCCCGACCCCTTCCTCGCCCCCGGTTGCTTCATGCCGCCGCCGACGATGCCGATGCCGATGCGCCCGcccccgtacgcgccgccgccgccggtgcctTTCGACGAGTTTGGTGCCTGGCAGGGGTTTGTGCCTCGCCGGCACGCGGGATTTGGGGAAAGGATGCCGTTCCCCTGCGAGGAGAGGAGGTGGTCTCCGCCGCGTCAGAAGCCGAAGCATAAGCTCCAGCTGCTTGAGATCGAGCCCTCCGGGACACCCGTG GCTCTTTCACCAAAATTGAAGGTTCCAAAGATGAAGAGGAAAGCAGCTGCAAATGCTGCAGCTACTGTACCAAAGAAAGTACAGAAACTAGCCAAGGACTGGAGCTGTGCACTATGCCAGGTTAGTGCAACATGTGAAGCTGGTCTAAATGAGCATCTCGGAGGAAGAAAACATAAGGCCAAGTTGGCACAGTGTGGCGCCAGCAAGGCAATCAAAGATGACAAAAACTGCTTGCAGGCGACCACTGGGAATAAGAACAGCACAGATCCTTGTGATGCACCTAAGAAAGTACACATGCTAGTAGACGGTGAAATGCATGAAGTTGTTCAGAAGAACAACTATCTGTGGTGTGATCGCTGCAGAGTCAGGTGTGATAGCAACGTCATCATGGCTGGTCATCTGCGGAGCAAAAAGCACAGTAAATTAAACAAGGTTTGGACATCGATAAAAGCTGTGAGGACAAATACTGATACTAAGGAAGGTTTGCCTTCTTGTGGAAGTCTGGTAAATACAAACGACTGTACTGAAATTCCAGCGGTAATTGAAGGCGACATAAATATGACCAGTGAAGTAGATGAAAGTAGCCCTGCAGAAAATCCCGCCGGGAAAGAAATCAAAAGCATTGCCACCGAAGTAGAAATTCCAGCGGTAATTGATGGCGGCATAAATATGACCAGTGGTGTAGATGAAAGTAGCCTTGTAGAAAATCCAGCTGGGAAAGAAATCACAAGCATCGCCACCGAAGTAGAAAGTATAACCATGGCTACCGAAGTACATGAAAATAACCCTGTTGAAACTCCAGTTGAAACAAAGAAGGAAAGCACAGACATGACAAATGATGTGTGA
- the LOC123161539 gene encoding uncharacterized protein yields MEGDGRKEGETPAAAVRGVASFGASVQEWGQHMKASVVGVWRKATARSEQEAAEADLRAAKEQVEATDEAEAKKKRLAG; encoded by the coding sequence ATGGAGGGGGACGGGAGGAAGGAGGGCGagacgccggcggcggcggtgagaggcGTGGCGTCGTTCGGGGCGTCCGTGCAGGAGTGGGGGCAGCACATGAAGGCCAGCGTGGTGGGCGTGTGGCGGAAGGCGACGGCGAGGAGCgagcaggaggcggcggaggcggaccTGCGCGCGGCCAAGGAGCAGGTGGAGGCCACCGACGAGGCCGAGGCCAAGAAGAAGCGCCTCGCCGGCTGA